Proteins from a single region of Gossypium arboreum isolate Shixiya-1 chromosome 1, ASM2569848v2, whole genome shotgun sequence:
- the LOC108482902 gene encoding short-chain dehydrogenase reductase ATA1, which translates to MIGKVAVVTGGARGIGAATAKLFAENGAYVVIADILDEAGTMLANSIGARYIHCDVAKESDVESAIQLAITWKGKLDILFSNAGIGGTASSITSLDMEQVKHLVSINLLGNVHAIKHAARAMLRCNTKGSIICTSSSAGIMGGLASHPYSLSKAGIVGLMRTAACELGVHGIRVNCISPHGVPTDMLISGYRMFRGKETTPEEVKKLVGDQGSLLRGKAATVEDVAQAALFLASDDTGFITAHNLVIDGGYTSAISSLSFIYK; encoded by the coding sequence atGATTGGCAAAGTCGCAGTTGTAACTGGTGGTGCAAGAGGGATTGGAGCTGCCACAGCTAAATTATTTGCTGAAAATGGGGCCTATGTTGTCATTGCTGACATATTGGATGAAGCTGGGACCATGCTTGCTAACTCCATCGGAGCTCGCTACATTCATTGTGATGTAGCCAAAGAAAGTGATGTCGAATCAGCTATCCAACTTGCCATCACATGGAAAGGCAAACTAGACATACTGTTTAGCAATGCTGGCATTGGAGGCACTGCAAGCAGCATAACCAGCCTTGACATGGAACAAGTCAAACATCTGGTCTCAATCAATCTGCTTGGCAATGTACATGCGATCAAGCATGCTGCACGAGCCATGCTGAGATGCAATACAAAAGGTTCCATCATATGTACATCGAGTTCTGCAGGCATCATGGGAGGGCTAGCGTCTCACCCTTACTCATTGTCGAAAGCCGGTATTGTGGGACTGATGAGAACCGCAGCATGCGAGTTAGGTGTGCACGGGATTCGTGTGAACTGCATTTCTCCTCATGGTGTACCTACAGATATGCTCATTAGTGGTTATAGAATGTTCCGGGGGAAAGAAACAACACCTGAAGAGGTGAAGAAACTGGTCGGTGATCAAGGGAGTCTATTACGTGGGAAAGCTGCAACTGTTGAAGATGTGGCCCAAGCTGCATTGTTCCTTGCCTCAGATGACACTGGATTTATAACAGCACATAACCTCGTTATCGATGGTGGATATACTTCTGCTATTAGTTCACTGAGTTTCATCTACAAATAG
- the LOC108482901 gene encoding protein NRT1/ PTR FAMILY 8.3-like: MGSMDEERSLLEAELNQAESSGLYTGDGSVDFNGNPILKQNTGNWRACPFILGNECCERLAYYGIATNLVSYLTKKLHEGNVSAARNVTTWQGTCYLTPLIGAVLADAYWGRYWTIAAFSTIYFFGMCTLTLSASIPALKPAECVGSICPSATPAQYAVFFFGLYLIALGTGGIKPCVSSFGADQFDDTDPNERVKKGSFFNWFYFSINIGALISSSLLVWIQDNAGWGLGFGIPALFMGLAIGSFFSGTALYRFQRPGGSPITRMFQVLVAAFHKRSLKVPEDSTLLYETGDKHSAIEGSRKLEHSEELKCLDKAAIVTDVETKSGDFSNPWRLCTVTQVEELKILIRMFPIWATGIVFSAVYAQMSTMFVEQGMMTDTKIGSFTIPPASLSTFDVISVIFWVPIYDRIIVPIARKFTRKERGFSELQRMGIGLFISVLCMSAAAVVETRRLHLAKELDLVDKQVAVPISILWQIPQYFLLGAAEVCTFIGQLEFFYDQSPDAMRSLCSALSLLTTSLGNYLSSFILTLVTYFTTKDGQIGWISDNLNEGHLDYFFWLLAGLSFLNMLVYTLCASRYKQKKAS; encoded by the exons ATGGGATCTATGGATGAAGAGAGATCGCTTTTGGAAGCTGAACTTAATCAG GCTGAAAGCAGTGGGCTTTACACTGGGGATGGCTCCGTTGACTTCAATGGGAATCCTATTTTGAAGCAGAATACTGGAAATTGGAGAGCGTGCCCTTTCATTTTGG GTAATGAATGCTGTGAGAGATTGGCTTATTATGGGATAGCAACTAATCTTGTAAGTTACCTGACCAAGAAACTGCATGAAGGGAATGTATCAGCTGCAAGAAATGTAACTACTTGGCAAGGAACTTGCTACCTTACACCTCTCATTGGAGCCGTCTTAGCAGATGCATATTGGGGAAGATATTGGACAATTGCTGCTTTCTCCACTATTTACTTCTTC GGAATGTGTACATTGACTCTCTCAGCATCAATTCCTGCACTGAAACCTGCTGAATGTGTGGGTTCTATTTGTCCCTCAGCTACTCCAGCTCAGTATGCTGTATTTTTCTTTGGGCTTTATCTGATTGCATTAGGGACGGGTGGAATCAAACCATGTGTTTCATCCTTTGGGGCCGATCAGTTTGATGATACTGATCCCAATGAAAGGGTGAAGAAGGGGTCCTTTTTCAACTGGTTCTATTTTTCAATCAACATTGGTGCTCTGATCTCAAGCAGTCTTCTGGTGTGGATTCAGGACAATGCTGGATGGGGTCTTGGATTTGGCATTCCAGCATTGTTTATGGGCCTTGCAATTGGAAGTTTTTTCTCAGGCACGGCACTCTATAGATTTCAAAGACCAGGAGGAAGCCCTATTACAAGAATGTTCCAGGTTTTGGTTGCAGCATTTCATAAACGGAGCCTCAAGGTACCTGAAGACAGTACTCTCCTGTATGAAACTGGTGACAAGCACTCTGCCATAGAAGGAAGTCGGAAACTAGAGCACAGTGAGGAGTTGAA GTGCCTAGATAAAGCTGCCATAGTCACTGATGTTGAAACCAAAAGTGGGGACTTCTCAAATCCTTGGAGGCTTTGCACTGTAACACAAGTGGAGGAATTGAAAATCTTGATCCGCATGTTTCCCATATGGGCTACTGGAATTGTGTTCTCTGCTGTTTATGCTCAAATGTCAACTATGTTTGTGGAACAAGGGATGATGACGGACACAAAAATTGGTTCTTTCACTATTCCTCCTGCTTCTCTCTCAACTTTTGATGTTATTAGTGTTATTTTTTGGGTCCCCATCTATGATAGGATCATTGTCCCAATTGCAAGAAAGTTCACACGTAAGGAGCGAGGCTTCTCAGAGTTGCAGCGTATGGGAATTGGTCTTTTTATTTCAGTCCTATGCATGTCAGCCGCAGCTGTGGTGGAGACCAGGAGATTGCACCTTGCTAAAGAGCTAGATTTGGTCGATAAGCAGGTCGCTGTACCCATTAGTATTCTTTGGCAAATACCTCAATATTTCTTGTTGGGTGCTGCAGAGGTCTGCACATTTATCGGACAGCTTGAGTTCTTCTATGATCAGTCCCCTGATGCCATGCGGAGTTTATGTAGTGCGCTTTCACTTCTGACTACATCTTTAGGCAATTACCTGAGTTCTTTTATTCTAACTCTTGTAACTTACTTCACAACAAAGGATGGCCAGATTGGTTGGATATCGGACAACCTTAACGAGGGTCATCTCGACTATTTCTTCTGGCTCTTGGCTGGTCTCAGCTTCTTAAACATGTTGGTGTATACCCTATGTGCTTCGAGGTACAAGCAGAAGAAGGCTTCCTAA